One Vibrio sp. CDRSL-10 TSBA genomic region harbors:
- a CDS encoding protein phosphatase CheZ yields the protein MISLEQARELVHLLEEGQQDQANLLLKRIYESESNPMFKEIGALTRDLHDSLKQFHVDERMSEIAHDEIPDARDRLHYVIEKTEVAANKTMDAVDRCMPIADSLHESLLQVRPRWNELMHGKIELSEFKALCHRIDGLLSQVEGDSSELRGQLTEILMAQDFQDLTGQIIRRVITLVNEVEQRLVEILTVFGSEQIEQQEKSKKALTEPEGPIMNPHERSDAVSSQDEVDDLLSSLGF from the coding sequence ATGATTTCATTAGAACAAGCCAGAGAACTCGTTCATTTACTTGAAGAAGGTCAGCAAGATCAGGCTAACCTTCTGCTTAAGCGTATTTATGAGTCAGAAAGCAACCCAATGTTCAAGGAGATTGGCGCCTTAACACGTGATCTTCACGATTCTCTCAAGCAGTTTCACGTCGATGAACGGATGAGTGAAATTGCCCATGATGAGATTCCTGATGCACGCGATCGCCTGCATTACGTGATCGAAAAAACCGAAGTGGCCGCCAACAAAACCATGGATGCCGTGGATCGCTGTATGCCGATTGCAGACAGCCTGCATGAAAGCCTGCTTCAGGTTCGTCCGCGATGGAACGAACTGATGCACGGTAAAATCGAGCTGAGTGAGTTCAAAGCGCTGTGTCATCGAATTGACGGTTTGCTGTCCCAGGTAGAAGGTGACAGCAGCGAGTTGCGCGGGCAACTTACTGAAATACTTATGGCTCAGGATTTCCAGGATCTGACCGGGCAGATCATTCGCCGTGTGATTACTCTCGTCAATGAGGTAGAGCAGCGTCTGGTTGAGATTCTGACTGTGTTCGGCAGTGAACAAATAGAACAACAAGAGAAAAGTAAGAAAGCATTAACTGAGCCTGAGGGGCCGATTATGAACCCTCATGAACGCAGTGACGCGGTTTCATCTCAAGACGAAGTAGATGACCTGCTATCGAGTCTTGGATTTTAG
- the cheY gene encoding chemotaxis response regulator CheY codes for MKILIVDDFSTMRRIVKNLLRDLGFNNTQEADDGLTALPMLKKGDFDFVVTDWNMPGMQGIDLLRNIRADAELKHLPVLMITAEAKREQIIEAAQAGVNGYIVKPFTAATLKEKLEKIFERL; via the coding sequence ATGAAAATCCTTATTGTTGATGACTTTTCAACAATGCGCCGTATCGTAAAGAACCTGCTTCGTGACCTGGGTTTCAACAATACTCAGGAAGCGGATGACGGACTGACGGCATTGCCTATGCTTAAAAAAGGTGATTTTGATTTCGTGGTAACTGACTGGAACATGCCGGGTATGCAAGGTATCGACCTGCTCAGAAACATTCGTGCCGATGCCGAACTGAAGCATCTTCCTGTTCTGATGATCACTGCTGAAGCGAAACGTGAGCAGATCATCGAAGCGGCTCAGGCAGGCGTTAACGGCTACATCGTGAAGCCTTTCACCGCTGCAACTTTGAAAGAAAAATTAGAAAAAATCTTCGAGCGTCTATAA
- a CDS encoding chemotaxis protein CheA, protein MSYDLDEDILQDFLVEAGEILDLLSEQLVELENNPEDRDLLNAIFRGFHTVKGGAGFLALTELVETCHGAENVFDILRNGQRSVTSGLMDTMLRALDTVNEQFRAVQDREPLVAADPELLEELHHLCKPESQDEDIAAQAEVAEVSVEEEPVAEDEPVIDDVAAEPAASSAVAADSIDEITQDEFEKLLDELHGKGAAPGAKAAAPAAANPAPTAAATNSQADGDITDDEFERLLDELHGKGGAPGKESQSAAPAAPVAKAPASSASSSDSDLMTDEEFEKLLDELHGAGKGPSIEELDMATRPASENLQPAAKAPTAKPAAALAAKASQAQTPKAAPAAAAPAPKVIEEPGEKREVAAGGAAKKTQAEATVRVDTSTLDTIMNMVGELVLVRNRLLSLGLNSNDEDLSKAVSNLDVVTADLQGAVMKTRMQPIKKVFGRFPRVVRDLARSLKKDIVLEMRGEETDLDKNLVEALADPLIHLVRNSVDHGIEMPEDRVKAGKPRTGKVILSASQEGDHIELAIVDDGGGMDPNKLRSIAVKRGMMDEDAASRLTSKECFNLIFMPGFSSKEKISDISGRGVGMDVVKTAINTLNGMIDIDSEMGKGTKITIKVPLTLAILPTLMVGVAGYPFALPLASVSEIFHLDLSRTNVVDGQLTIIVRDKSIPLFYLQNWLAPQAGRVEARKGHGHVVIVQLGNQRVGFVVDTLIGQEEVVIKPLDKLLQGTPGMAGATITSDGHIALILDVPDLLKQYAAASRI, encoded by the coding sequence ATGAGCTACGATTTAGACGAAGATATTCTTCAGGACTTTCTGGTTGAGGCAGGCGAAATTCTCGATTTGCTGTCCGAACAGTTAGTTGAACTTGAGAATAATCCGGAAGACCGCGATCTTTTAAACGCAATTTTCCGCGGTTTTCATACCGTCAAAGGTGGTGCGGGTTTCTTAGCGCTGACTGAACTAGTTGAGACCTGCCACGGCGCAGAAAACGTGTTCGATATTTTACGTAACGGACAGCGCTCTGTGACCTCCGGCCTGATGGATACTATGCTTCGTGCACTGGATACCGTAAATGAACAGTTTCGAGCGGTACAGGATCGTGAACCACTGGTAGCTGCTGACCCTGAGCTGCTGGAAGAGCTCCATCATTTATGCAAACCGGAATCGCAGGACGAAGACATTGCAGCGCAAGCTGAAGTGGCAGAAGTCAGTGTTGAAGAAGAGCCGGTTGCAGAAGATGAGCCTGTTATTGACGATGTTGCGGCCGAGCCTGCTGCCAGCAGTGCGGTAGCGGCTGATTCGATCGATGAAATTACTCAGGACGAATTTGAAAAATTGCTGGATGAGCTGCACGGTAAAGGTGCTGCTCCCGGCGCTAAAGCGGCTGCGCCTGCCGCCGCAAATCCTGCCCCGACGGCAGCGGCGACCAACAGCCAAGCGGACGGTGATATCACAGATGACGAGTTCGAACGTCTTCTCGATGAACTGCATGGTAAAGGTGGCGCGCCTGGCAAAGAGAGTCAGTCTGCTGCACCGGCTGCGCCTGTGGCGAAAGCGCCGGCCTCTTCGGCTTCATCTTCTGACAGCGACCTGATGACGGACGAAGAGTTCGAAAAGCTGCTTGATGAACTGCATGGAGCAGGTAAAGGCCCGTCTATCGAAGAGCTCGACATGGCGACGCGCCCGGCGAGTGAAAACCTGCAGCCGGCAGCGAAAGCGCCAACGGCTAAGCCAGCCGCTGCACTAGCTGCAAAAGCTTCGCAAGCTCAAACCCCTAAGGCGGCGCCGGCTGCCGCCGCGCCAGCGCCTAAAGTCATTGAAGAACCTGGAGAGAAACGTGAAGTGGCTGCGGGTGGCGCTGCTAAGAAAACGCAGGCAGAAGCCACCGTTCGTGTTGATACTTCGACACTGGATACCATCATGAACATGGTCGGCGAACTGGTTCTTGTTCGTAACCGTCTGCTTAGCCTGGGCCTGAACAGTAATGATGAAGATTTGTCGAAAGCCGTTTCTAACCTGGATGTGGTGACCGCCGATCTGCAGGGTGCGGTGATGAAAACGCGCATGCAGCCGATCAAGAAAGTGTTCGGTCGTTTCCCGCGCGTGGTACGTGATTTGGCTCGCAGCCTGAAAAAAGACATCGTGCTGGAAATGCGTGGTGAAGAGACCGATCTGGATAAAAACCTGGTTGAGGCATTGGCGGATCCGCTGATCCACTTGGTGCGTAACTCAGTTGACCACGGGATTGAAATGCCTGAAGACCGGGTAAAAGCGGGTAAGCCGCGCACCGGTAAAGTGATTCTGTCTGCATCGCAGGAAGGCGACCATATTGAACTGGCTATCGTCGACGACGGTGGCGGTATGGACCCTAATAAACTGCGTAGTATTGCCGTTAAACGCGGCATGATGGATGAGGATGCCGCTTCGCGTCTCACCAGTAAAGAGTGTTTTAACCTGATTTTCATGCCTGGCTTTTCCAGTAAAGAGAAGATTTCCGATATTTCGGGACGTGGTGTCGGGATGGACGTGGTGAAAACCGCTATCAATACCCTGAACGGTATGATTGATATCGATTCGGAAATGGGTAAAGGGACCAAGATCACCATTAAAGTGCCTCTGACGTTGGCTATTCTGCCAACCCTGATGGTGGGTGTGGCCGGTTATCCGTTTGCATTACCACTGGCAAGCGTCAGTGAAATTTTCCACCTCGATTTAAGTCGTACTAACGTGGTTGATGGTCAATTGACCATTATCGTCCGTGATAAGTCTATCCCGCTGTTTTACCTGCAAAACTGGTTGGCTCCGCAAGCCGGCAGAGTCGAAGCCCGCAAAGGTCATGGCCATGTGGTGATTGTCCAGTTAGGCAATCAGCGTGTCGGTTTTGTGGTTGATACTCTGATTGGCCAGGAAGAGGTGGTGATTAAGCCACTGGATAAACTGCTGCAGGGCACACCGGGCATGGCTGGCGCGACGATCACCAGTGATGGCCATATCGCACTGATTCTTGATGTGCCGGATTTGTTGAAGCAGTACGCGGCTGCATCACGAATCTGA